Proteins encoded by one window of Microcebus murinus isolate Inina chromosome 2, M.murinus_Inina_mat1.0, whole genome shotgun sequence:
- the SLC6A9 gene encoding sodium- and chloride-dependent glycine transporter 1 isoform X7: MMPTTLVSSPNSRPSTPQPWPRMVLCPARPPRKTRTSNGATGATRSSAFMFPYFIMLIFCGIPLFFMELSFGQFASQGCLGVWRVCPLFKGVGYGMMVVSTYIGIYYNVVICIAFYYFFSSMTHVLPWAYCNNPWNTPDCASVLDAANLTNGSRPAARPSNLSHLLNHTLQRTSPSEEYWRLYVLKLSDDIGNFGEVRLPLLGCLGVSWVVVFLCLIRGVKSSGKVVYFTATFPYVVLTILFVRGVTLEGAFTGIMYYVTPQWDKILEAKVWGDAASQIFYSLGCAWGGLITMASYNKFHNNCYRDSVIISITNCATSVYAGFVIFSILGFMANHLGVDVSRVADHGPGLAFVAYPEALTLLPISPVWSLLFFFMLILLGLGTQFCLLETLVTAIVDEVGNEWILQKKTYVTLGVAVAGFLLGIPLTSQAGIYWLLLMDNYAASFSLVIISCIMCVSIMYIYGHRSYFQDIQMMLGFPPPLFFQICWRFVSPAIIFFILVFTVIQYRPITYNHYQYPGWAVAIGFLMALSSVLCIPLYALFQLCRTDGDTLLQRLKNATKPSRDWGPALLEHRTGRYAPTMAPSPEDGFEVQPLHPDKAQIPMVGSNGSGRLQDSRI; the protein is encoded by the exons ATGATGCCTACAACTCTGGTCTCCTCCCCCAACTCACGGCCCAGCACTCCCCAGCCATGGCCCAG aATGGTGCTGTGCCCAGCGAGGCCACCAAGAAAGACCAGAACCTCAAACGGGGCAACTGGGGCAACCAGATCGA GTGCCTTCATGTTCCCCTACTTCATCATGCTGATATTCTGCGGGATCCCACTCTTCTTCATGGAGCTCTCCTTCGGCCAGTTTGCAAGCCAGGGCTGCCTGGGGGTCTGGAGAGTCTGCCCCCTGTTCAAAG gcgtGGGCTATGGCATGATGGTGGTGTCCACGTACATCGGCATCTACTACAACGTGGTCATCTGCATCGCCTTCTACTACTTCTTCTCGTCCATGACGCACGTGCTGCCCTGGGCCTACTGCAATAACCCCTGGAACACGCCCGACTGCGCCAGCGTGCTGGACGCCGCCAACCTCACCAACGGCTCCCGGCCCGCTGCCCGGCCCAGCAacctctcccacctgctcaacCACACCCTGCAGAGGACCAGCCCCAGCGAGGAGTACTGGAG GCTCTACGTGCTGAAGCTGTCAGATGACATCGGGAACTTCGGGGAGGTGCGGCTGCCCCTCCTCGGCTGCCTCGGTGTCTCCTGGGTGGTCGTCTTCCTCTGCCTCATCCGGGGCGTCAAGTCTTCGGGGAAA GTGGTGTACTTCACGGCCACGTTCCCCTACGTGGTGCTGACCATCCTGTTTGTCCGTGGAGTGACCCTGGAGGGAGCCTTCACAGGCATCATGTACTATGTAACCCCACAGTGGGACAAGAtcctggaggccaag GTGTGGGGGGACGCTGCCTCCCAGATCTTCTACTCGCTGGGCTGTGCGTGGGGCGGGCTCATCACCATGGCTTCCTACAACAAGTTCCACAACAACTGTTACCG GGACAGTGTTATCATCAGCATCACCAACTGTGCCACCAGTGTCTACGCTGGCTTTGTCATCTTCTCCATCCTTGGCTTCATGGCCAATCACCTGGGGGTGGACGTGTCCCGAGTAGCAGACCACGGCCCGGGCCTGGCCTTCGTGGCTTACCCCGAGGCCCTCACGCTGCTGCCCATCTCCCCAGTGTGGTCCCTGCTCTTCTTCTTCATGCTcatcctgctggggctgggcacTCAG TTCTGCCTCCTGGAGACGCTGGTCACAGCCATCGTGGATGAGGTGGGGAATGAGTGGATCCTGCAGAAAAAGACCTACGTGACCTTGGGCGTGGCTGTGGCTGGCTTCCTGCTGGGCATCCCCCTCACCAGCCAG GCAGGCATCTACTGGCTGTTGCTGATGGACAACTATGCAGCCAGCTTCTCCTTGGTGATCATCTCCTGCATCATGTGCGTGTCCATCATGTACATCTACG GGCACCGGAGCTACTTCCAGGACATCCAGATGATGCTGGGATTCCCACCACCCCTCTTCTTCCAGATCTGCTGGCGCTTCGTCTCCCCCGCTATCATCTTT TTCATTCTCGTCTTCACGGTGATCCAGTACCGGCCCATCACCTACAACCACTACCAGTACCCGGGCTGGGCCGTGGCCATCGGCTTCCTCATGGCTCTGTCCTCTGTCCTGTGCATCCCACTCTACGCCCTGTTCCAGCTTTGCCGCACAGATGGGGACACCCTCCTCCAG CGTTTGAAAAATGCCACAAAGCCAAGCAGAGACtggggccctgccctcctggagcacCGGACTGGGCGCTATGCCCCCACCATGGCCCCCTCTCCTGAAGATGGGTTCGAGGTCCAGCCACTGCACCCGGACAAGGCCCAGATCCCCATGGTGGGCAGTAATGGCTCTGGCCGTCTGCAGGACTCCCGGATATGA
- the SLC6A9 gene encoding sodium- and chloride-dependent glycine transporter 1 isoform X1 gives MAAAHGPLAQSSPEQNGAVPSEATKKDQNLKRGNWGNQIEFVLTSVGYAVGLGNVWRFPYLCYRNGGGAFMFPYFIMLIFCGIPLFFMELSFGQFASQGCLGVWRVCPLFKGVGYGMMVVSTYIGIYYNVVICIAFYYFFSSMTHVLPWAYCNNPWNTPDCASVLDAANLTNGSRPAARPSNLSHLLNHTLQRTSPSEEYWRLYVLKLSDDIGNFGEVRLPLLGCLGVSWVVVFLCLIRGVKSSGKVVYFTATFPYVVLTILFVRGVTLEGAFTGIMYYVTPQWDKILEAKVWGDAASQIFYSLGCAWGGLITMASYNKFHNNCYRDSVIISITNCATSVYAGFVIFSILGFMANHLGVDVSRVADHGPGLAFVAYPEALTLLPISPVWSLLFFFMLILLGLGTQFCLLETLVTAIVDEVGNEWILQKKTYVTLGVAVAGFLLGIPLTSQAGIYWLLLMDNYAASFSLVIISCIMCVSIMYIYGHRSYFQDIQMMLGFPPPLFFQICWRFVSPAIIFFILVFTVIQYRPITYNHYQYPGWAVAIGFLMALSSVLCIPLYALFQLCRTDGDTLLQRLKNATKPSRDWGPALLEHRTGRYAPTMAPSPEDGFEVQPLHPDKAQIPMVGSNGSGRLQDSRI, from the exons ATGGCCGCGGCTCATGGACCTCTGGCCCAGTCTTCCCCAGAACAG aATGGTGCTGTGCCCAGCGAGGCCACCAAGAAAGACCAGAACCTCAAACGGGGCAACTGGGGCAACCAGATCGAGTTTGTACTGACGAGCGTGGGCTATGCCGTGGGCCTGGGCAATGTCTGGCGCTTCCCATACCTCTGCTATCGCAACGGGGGAG GTGCCTTCATGTTCCCCTACTTCATCATGCTGATATTCTGCGGGATCCCACTCTTCTTCATGGAGCTCTCCTTCGGCCAGTTTGCAAGCCAGGGCTGCCTGGGGGTCTGGAGAGTCTGCCCCCTGTTCAAAG gcgtGGGCTATGGCATGATGGTGGTGTCCACGTACATCGGCATCTACTACAACGTGGTCATCTGCATCGCCTTCTACTACTTCTTCTCGTCCATGACGCACGTGCTGCCCTGGGCCTACTGCAATAACCCCTGGAACACGCCCGACTGCGCCAGCGTGCTGGACGCCGCCAACCTCACCAACGGCTCCCGGCCCGCTGCCCGGCCCAGCAacctctcccacctgctcaacCACACCCTGCAGAGGACCAGCCCCAGCGAGGAGTACTGGAG GCTCTACGTGCTGAAGCTGTCAGATGACATCGGGAACTTCGGGGAGGTGCGGCTGCCCCTCCTCGGCTGCCTCGGTGTCTCCTGGGTGGTCGTCTTCCTCTGCCTCATCCGGGGCGTCAAGTCTTCGGGGAAA GTGGTGTACTTCACGGCCACGTTCCCCTACGTGGTGCTGACCATCCTGTTTGTCCGTGGAGTGACCCTGGAGGGAGCCTTCACAGGCATCATGTACTATGTAACCCCACAGTGGGACAAGAtcctggaggccaag GTGTGGGGGGACGCTGCCTCCCAGATCTTCTACTCGCTGGGCTGTGCGTGGGGCGGGCTCATCACCATGGCTTCCTACAACAAGTTCCACAACAACTGTTACCG GGACAGTGTTATCATCAGCATCACCAACTGTGCCACCAGTGTCTACGCTGGCTTTGTCATCTTCTCCATCCTTGGCTTCATGGCCAATCACCTGGGGGTGGACGTGTCCCGAGTAGCAGACCACGGCCCGGGCCTGGCCTTCGTGGCTTACCCCGAGGCCCTCACGCTGCTGCCCATCTCCCCAGTGTGGTCCCTGCTCTTCTTCTTCATGCTcatcctgctggggctgggcacTCAG TTCTGCCTCCTGGAGACGCTGGTCACAGCCATCGTGGATGAGGTGGGGAATGAGTGGATCCTGCAGAAAAAGACCTACGTGACCTTGGGCGTGGCTGTGGCTGGCTTCCTGCTGGGCATCCCCCTCACCAGCCAG GCAGGCATCTACTGGCTGTTGCTGATGGACAACTATGCAGCCAGCTTCTCCTTGGTGATCATCTCCTGCATCATGTGCGTGTCCATCATGTACATCTACG GGCACCGGAGCTACTTCCAGGACATCCAGATGATGCTGGGATTCCCACCACCCCTCTTCTTCCAGATCTGCTGGCGCTTCGTCTCCCCCGCTATCATCTTT TTCATTCTCGTCTTCACGGTGATCCAGTACCGGCCCATCACCTACAACCACTACCAGTACCCGGGCTGGGCCGTGGCCATCGGCTTCCTCATGGCTCTGTCCTCTGTCCTGTGCATCCCACTCTACGCCCTGTTCCAGCTTTGCCGCACAGATGGGGACACCCTCCTCCAG CGTTTGAAAAATGCCACAAAGCCAAGCAGAGACtggggccctgccctcctggagcacCGGACTGGGCGCTATGCCCCCACCATGGCCCCCTCTCCTGAAGATGGGTTCGAGGTCCAGCCACTGCACCCGGACAAGGCCCAGATCCCCATGGTGGGCAGTAATGGCTCTGGCCGTCTGCAGGACTCCCGGATATGA